ACCATTTTCTTATTGAAGTTGGAGAAGCTTGCTCTAAGCGCATTGTTGTCATTTGTACTTGCCCCTACTACTACTACGTTATTGACAAATGGTTTTTCATCATTCACATTTTTATAATTGGTAGGATATGCCAGGTGTTCTGCTACATCTTCATTTTCATTACCGGCTGCTTTCACTAAAAGTACTCCTTTGTCTTCAGCATATTTGAAGGCATCCCAAACCACATTCTTACCTGGAGAAACAGGTTTACCAAAACTCATATTCAGAATTTTAGCTCCATTATCTACGGCATATTTTATTGCATTAGCCACATCTTTATCTCTTTCATCACCATTAGGAACAGCTCTTACCGTCATAATTTTAGCTACTCTTGAGGCAATACCATGCTGTATTTCTTTTCCTTGTGGGAGTCCTGCAATGATTCCGGCAACGTGAGTTCCGTGTTCTGCATCAGGCCCTTCGTAGTGATTGTTTCCGTAATTCTTTTCAGAATAGTCGTCATAGTTATCTCCTACAATTTCTTTTCTTGGATCATATGAAAGATCATATTGTTTTGCTGCCGGTGCATAATGATCGATAGCTTCTTTCATATCCTTTTTCATTTTATTTTCGAAATCTGTTGCAGAAACTCCTTTAAAATCCGGACTTTGAGAAACCTGTCCTAAGATTTCCAAAGCAATTGCTTCCTTTTGATCCGCAGGTTTCTTAATCGCTGCAAGATTTTCTGCAGTCACTGATTTCCCACCCAATAGTTTAACCATAGTTGGAACCAGCTCATTAATCATAGAATAGGTTCTGAAGTTTTGCTGAGCCTCAACACTCTTCTTTGTGAAAAGATCCTTCGCTTTCATATACATCGCAAACTCCTCAGGCATTTTAGCTTGATTAGCTTTGTTCTTTGCAGAATCATCCCCTTCAAAGAGAGGCTTGTATTTGGCAACAACTCTTGTCACTTCCATATTATCGATGTCTATATCACCGTTTTTCCCTCCTATAAAGTTCCATCCGTGAATATCATCGATATATCCGTTTCCATCATCATCCTTTCCATTTCCAGGTATTTCATTGGGGTTAGTCCACATATTTTTCACCAATCCCGGATGATCTACCTGTACACCACTATCTAAAACTCCAACGATTACTGTTTTAGGTTTTAATCCTTTTGACTCTAAATATTTATATGCATTTTCAGTATTAACTCCATATATTTTTGAAGTTGCAAAATCTTTATGATACCACATCATCAGATTTTTATCTTCATTCGGGTCAATACTTTTAGCTTTTGATTCCTGTGCAAAAGAGAATCCAAAACCGGTCAAAAAAACTGCAGCTAATAATACCTTTTTCATATACTGATATTTGTTTTAAAGTCATATGCAATCGTCATCTGTTTTTATTTGCAATGAAATTCTGATCGTGACGATTTTATATTAATGTTTTATATTTTTTATGTAAACAAGTGATTCTGGGCCTTTGTTACAAATAAGATCCACAACCGATAAATCTTCCAAAAATCCTAATTTGTCTGAGAAAGTTTGGTAATAGCTTTCCATTTCAAACTCTGAAGGAAGTTTTGCAGAAAATTTCTCTCTGAAATTGATTCCTTCTGGATTTTTGATATATTCTTC
This is a stretch of genomic DNA from Chryseobacterium tructae. It encodes these proteins:
- a CDS encoding S8 family serine peptidase, which codes for MKKVLLAAVFLTGFGFSFAQESKAKSIDPNEDKNLMMWYHKDFATSKIYGVNTENAYKYLESKGLKPKTVIVGVLDSGVQVDHPGLVKNMWTNPNEIPGNGKDDDGNGYIDDIHGWNFIGGKNGDIDIDNMEVTRVVAKYKPLFEGDDSAKNKANQAKMPEEFAMYMKAKDLFTKKSVEAQQNFRTYSMINELVPTMVKLLGGKSVTAENLAAIKKPADQKEAIALEILGQVSQSPDFKGVSATDFENKMKKDMKEAIDHYAPAAKQYDLSYDPRKEIVGDNYDDYSEKNYGNNHYEGPDAEHGTHVAGIIAGLPQGKEIQHGIASRVAKIMTVRAVPNGDERDKDVANAIKYAVDNGAKILNMSFGKPVSPGKNVVWDAFKYAEDKGVLLVKAAGNENEDVAEHLAYPTNYKNVNDEKPFVNNVVVVGASTNDNNALRASFSNFNKKMVDVFAPGERIYSTVKGSKYEYLDGTSMASPVVSGAAAVLLAYMPELKPDQIIESLKKSSNLSTANGFTDYSAAGGVIDVKKAAEYAYNNFYKGSKTPVVKKATKAVKK